From Synoicihabitans lomoniglobus, the proteins below share one genomic window:
- a CDS encoding ArsR/SmtB family transcription factor encodes MKLLPIYECLRDPTRLRLLHLLQTAGPLCVCHLQHALNEPQVKISKHLAYLRRHGLVQARRDGQWMHYRLVTRPSVALARNLDCLRDCAAGEPIFARDVKRLQSAQASSRLCGPAS; translated from the coding sequence ATGAAGCTGCTGCCGATCTACGAATGTCTGCGCGACCCCACTCGCCTGCGCCTTCTGCACCTGCTGCAAACGGCCGGTCCCTTGTGCGTGTGTCACCTCCAGCACGCGTTGAACGAACCGCAGGTAAAAATCTCCAAGCACCTCGCTTACCTGCGACGGCATGGTCTGGTGCAAGCGCGTCGTGACGGTCAGTGGATGCACTATCGATTGGTCACGCGTCCCTCCGTCGCCCTCGCCCGCAATCTGGATTGCCTGCGGGACTGCGCCGCCGGTGAGCCGATCTTCGCCCGCGACGTGAAGCGTCTGCAATCCGCCCAAGCCAGCTCCCGCTTGTGCGGTCCCGCCAGCTGA
- the arsN2 gene encoding arsenic resistance N-acetyltransferase ArsN2 translates to MKHHAIDSADEADGPAILAMLVAAGLPTTDLTAQSWPHFLVGRDGAALLGAVGLEPHDHHHGLLRSLVVDPDVQGEGLGRALLHAIEKAAQHRGMTNLWLLTTTAEDFFVRHGYASVARSDVPPPIQATAEFSSLCPSSATVMRKALVAP, encoded by the coding sequence ATGAAACATCACGCCATTGATTCGGCCGACGAAGCGGACGGTCCCGCCATCCTCGCCATGTTGGTCGCCGCCGGGTTGCCCACGACAGACTTAACAGCCCAAAGCTGGCCCCACTTTCTCGTGGGGCGCGATGGAGCCGCCCTCCTCGGCGCGGTCGGGCTGGAGCCGCACGATCATCATCACGGGCTGCTGCGGTCCCTCGTCGTCGATCCCGACGTGCAGGGCGAGGGCCTCGGCCGTGCACTGCTGCACGCGATCGAAAAAGCGGCGCAGCATCGCGGGATGACGAACCTCTGGCTGCTGACCACCACGGCCGAGGACTTCTTCGTCCGGCACGGCTACGCGTCGGTAGCGCGGTCGGACGTCCCCCCGCCGATTCAAGCCACGGCGGAGTTCAGTTCTCTCTGTCCCTCCTCGGCCACGGTGATGCGCAAGGCGTTGGTCGCGCCCTGA
- a CDS encoding HAD family acid phosphatase: MRRSFARALVVGLVLVSVALRAEEPLNLSRAKAAVKAYYDDGGYQNDLSQVAAQAIDWIEKRAAAKQADERLVMVFDVDETVLSNYPEMLREDFGYDPARWVEWVEEAAAPALIPVREVYRAALRSGVDVIFLTGRKDPEERAGTMKNLKSTAMGTYAKLILRTKGEADTAAARKSARRAEIEAEGWTIIGTIGDQYSDLSGGHAERVFKLPNPFYFVP; encoded by the coding sequence ATGCGTCGTTCATTTGCCCGTGCTTTGGTGGTCGGACTGGTTTTGGTATCGGTCGCGTTGCGCGCCGAGGAGCCGCTTAACCTCAGCCGCGCCAAGGCGGCCGTTAAAGCGTATTATGACGACGGTGGTTATCAGAACGATCTGTCGCAGGTGGCGGCGCAGGCCATCGATTGGATCGAGAAACGCGCGGCGGCGAAGCAGGCCGACGAGCGGCTCGTCATGGTGTTCGATGTCGATGAAACGGTGTTGTCCAACTACCCGGAAATGTTGCGGGAGGATTTCGGTTATGATCCGGCGCGGTGGGTCGAGTGGGTGGAGGAGGCGGCGGCACCGGCCTTGATCCCGGTGCGTGAGGTGTATCGCGCGGCGCTGCGCAGCGGGGTCGATGTCATTTTTCTCACGGGACGCAAAGATCCGGAGGAGCGGGCGGGGACGATGAAAAACCTCAAGAGCACCGCCATGGGAACCTACGCCAAGTTGATCCTGCGGACCAAGGGCGAAGCCGATACCGCGGCGGCCCGAAAGTCCGCGCGGCGGGCGGAAATCGAGGCGGAGGGCTGGACGATCATTGGCACTATCGGGGATCAATACAGTGATCTTTCCGGCGGCCATGCGGAGCGTGTATTCAAGCTTCCGAACCCGTTTTACTTCGTCCCGTAG